A genome region from Cumulibacter manganitolerans includes the following:
- a CDS encoding pyridoxal phosphate-dependent aminotransferase, with product MSRLSRRSETPPFHVMEILKAVAVRQQTHNDVILLCVGQPSTGAPVDAREAATRAIGDGVLGYTEAVGNRDLREQIAAHYEQWYGVHVGPDQIVLTTGSSAGFTAVFLAAFDPGDRVVVTRPGYPAYRNTLHTLGCEVVELDCGPQTRYQPTVEMLEALPQKPAGLVLASPANPTGTVIPDADLAAVVDWCEANDCLLISDEIYHGITYGDTVAQTAWKHGREAVVVGSFSKYFSMTGWRLGWLLLPEHLARPVELLLGNLNLCPPAVSQAAALGAFTESAQIELRQHVARYARNRELLISRLPDIGVTDAIAPDGAFYAYVDIGHLTDDSLGWCRDVLDATGVAITPGIDFAPVGTGDRALDGDRFVRFSFSGTDAEIDEAFDRLRDYVRDRG from the coding sequence ATGAGTCGCCTGAGCCGCCGCAGCGAGACCCCGCCGTTCCACGTGATGGAGATCCTCAAGGCAGTCGCCGTACGGCAGCAGACGCACAACGACGTGATCCTGCTCTGCGTCGGCCAGCCCTCGACCGGGGCTCCCGTCGATGCCCGGGAGGCGGCGACCCGGGCGATCGGTGACGGCGTTCTCGGCTACACCGAGGCGGTGGGCAACCGCGACCTGCGCGAGCAGATCGCCGCGCACTACGAGCAGTGGTACGGCGTCCACGTCGGCCCGGATCAGATCGTGCTCACCACCGGGTCGTCGGCCGGCTTCACGGCGGTGTTCCTGGCCGCGTTCGACCCGGGCGACCGCGTGGTCGTCACCAGGCCGGGCTACCCGGCCTACCGCAACACCCTGCACACCCTCGGCTGCGAGGTCGTGGAGCTCGACTGCGGGCCGCAGACGCGCTACCAGCCGACCGTCGAGATGCTCGAGGCGCTGCCGCAGAAGCCGGCCGGTCTGGTGCTGGCCAGCCCGGCCAACCCCACCGGCACCGTCATCCCGGACGCCGACCTGGCCGCCGTCGTGGACTGGTGCGAGGCCAACGACTGCCTGCTGATCAGCGACGAGATCTACCACGGCATCACCTACGGCGACACCGTGGCGCAGACTGCCTGGAAGCACGGTCGCGAGGCGGTCGTCGTCGGGTCGTTCTCGAAGTACTTCTCGATGACCGGCTGGCGGCTCGGCTGGCTGCTGCTGCCCGAGCACCTCGCGCGGCCCGTCGAGCTCCTGTTGGGCAACCTCAACCTGTGCCCGCCGGCGGTGTCGCAGGCCGCCGCGCTCGGTGCGTTCACCGAGAGCGCGCAGATCGAGCTGCGCCAGCACGTCGCGCGATACGCGCGCAACCGCGAGCTGCTGATCTCGCGGCTGCCCGACATCGGCGTCACCGACGCGATCGCGCCCGACGGCGCGTTCTACGCGTACGTCGACATCGGCCACCTCACCGACGACTCGCTCGGCTGGTGCCGCGACGTCCTCGACGCGACCGGGGTCGCGATCACGCCCGGCATCGACTTCGCGCCCGTCGGGACCGGTGACCGGGCACTCGACGGAGACCGGTTCGTCCGGTTCTCGTTCTCCGGGACGGACGCCGAGATCGACGAGGCGTTCGATCGGCTGCGCGACTACGTGCGCGACCGCGGGTAG